A single region of the Novosphingobium sp. genome encodes:
- a CDS encoding efflux RND transporter permease subunit: protein MNRIVRIALDRPYTVIVMSILILIAGIMAILTSPVDIFPPVKVPVVSAVFSYNGLSPDEMSGRIVTYYERALTTSVSNVEHIESQSIPGYGVVKIYFQPSVDINAALAEVAATSQTVLKQMPPGITPPTILSFDASSVPVLQLALSSKTLPDTALNDQASSFIRPQLASVAGASIPLPYGGKVRQIQADLNPQALQQYGLSANDVSAALAAQNLITPVGTQKIGKLEYTLKLNDSPDVIAAFNDLPIRTVKGAVIYMRDVAFVHDGNPPQTNVVHVDGGNAVLLSVVKSGANSTLAVISGVKNLLPQIRSTLPDGIKLLATGDQSVFVTDAVSSVVREGVIAAGLTGVMILLFLGSWRSTLIITVSIPLSILAALGCLAAFGQTINVMTLGGLALAVGILVDDATVTIENINAYLERGEKVRDAVIRGTEEVTQPAFVSLLCICIAFAPMLLLKGVPGNLFLPLAEAVVFSLIASFILSRTLVPAMADWLIHEPSHDAAPTNIFTRFQRGFEARFQTIHAYYLGLLDLALANRRKVVGGFLGFSLLSLLLVTQLGQDFFPPLDGGQIRLHMRAQTGTRIEETTRTADRVSDAIHQLLPGQVAGVVSNMGLSISGINMAYDNAGTIGNEDATLQITLSANHAPTAEDVKLLREELPRRFPGVEFDFLPADMVSQILNFGTPAPIDLQIVGSDTAANRAYADRILARIRQIPGIADAHIQQAFQQPQLNIDVDRSFAGMVGLSEKDTADALLTNYAGSTQVAPTFWLNPKTGVSYPVSIQTPQRAVSSLDALQNTAISPAGADGRAPQLLRNMAQIHRTRSNAVTSHYNVRPVIDIYASPQGRDLGAVAADVQKVVKDTAAQLPKGATIALRGQVATMNSAYSQLYLGLAAAIVLIFLLIVVNFQSWLDPLVIVLGLPTALAGMVWMLFACGTPLSVPALTGAIMCMGVATANSILVIAFAREHMATGEDALTSAREAGIARFRPVLMTATAMILGMIPMAIEPGQNMPLGRAVIGGLLFATCATLILVPTLFSMVHRKPSPEPTPTPATDAGSPQPAQH from the coding sequence CGATATCTTTCCACCGGTCAAGGTGCCGGTGGTCAGCGCCGTTTTCAGCTACAACGGCCTGTCGCCCGATGAAATGTCGGGCCGCATCGTCACCTATTACGAGCGAGCCCTGACCACCAGCGTCAGCAATGTGGAGCATATCGAATCCCAGTCGATCCCCGGATACGGCGTGGTGAAGATCTATTTCCAGCCTTCGGTGGACATCAACGCCGCGCTGGCGGAAGTGGCCGCCACATCGCAGACGGTGCTCAAACAGATGCCGCCGGGCATCACCCCGCCCACCATTCTCAGCTTCGATGCATCGAGCGTACCGGTGCTGCAGCTCGCGCTGTCCAGCAAGACGCTGCCCGATACGGCGCTCAACGATCAGGCCTCCAGCTTTATCCGGCCCCAGCTGGCCTCGGTGGCGGGGGCATCGATCCCGCTGCCCTATGGCGGCAAGGTGCGCCAGATCCAGGCTGACCTCAATCCGCAGGCGCTCCAGCAATATGGGCTGTCGGCCAATGATGTCTCCGCCGCGCTCGCCGCGCAGAACCTGATCACCCCGGTGGGCACGCAGAAGATCGGCAAGCTGGAATATACGCTGAAACTCAATGACTCCCCCGATGTGATCGCCGCCTTCAACGATCTGCCGATCCGCACGGTGAAGGGCGCGGTGATCTATATGCGCGACGTGGCCTTCGTGCATGACGGCAACCCGCCCCAGACCAATGTCGTTCATGTCGACGGCGGCAATGCGGTGCTGCTCAGCGTGGTGAAATCGGGCGCCAATTCGACCTTGGCGGTGATTTCGGGCGTCAAGAACCTGCTGCCCCAGATCCGCAGCACCTTGCCCGACGGCATCAAGCTGCTTGCCACGGGTGACCAGTCGGTCTTCGTCACCGATGCGGTCTCCAGCGTGGTGCGCGAGGGCGTGATCGCGGCGGGGCTGACCGGCGTGATGATCCTGCTGTTTCTGGGCAGTTGGCGCTCGACGCTGATCATCACCGTCTCGATCCCGCTCTCCATTCTGGCGGCGCTGGGCTGCCTTGCGGCCTTCGGCCAGACGATCAATGTGATGACTCTGGGCGGTCTGGCACTGGCGGTCGGTATCCTTGTCGACGATGCCACCGTCACCATCGAGAACATCAACGCCTACCTGGAACGCGGCGAAAAGGTGCGTGACGCGGTGATCCGCGGCACCGAGGAAGTGACCCAACCCGCTTTCGTCTCGCTGCTGTGCATCTGCATCGCCTTTGCGCCCATGCTTCTGCTCAAAGGCGTGCCGGGCAATCTGTTCCTGCCGCTGGCCGAGGCGGTGGTCTTCTCGCTAATCGCCTCCTTCATCCTGTCGCGCACGCTGGTGCCAGCCATGGCCGACTGGCTGATCCATGAACCCAGCCATGACGCCGCCCCCACCAACATCTTCACCCGCTTCCAGCGCGGTTTCGAGGCGCGCTTCCAGACCATCCATGCCTATTATCTGGGCCTGCTCGATCTGGCCCTGGCCAACCGGCGCAAGGTGGTGGGCGGTTTTCTGGGCTTCTCGCTGCTTTCCCTGCTGCTGGTGACGCAATTGGGGCAGGATTTCTTCCCGCCGCTCGATGGCGGGCAGATCCGCCTGCACATGCGCGCCCAGACCGGCACAAGGATCGAGGAAACCACCCGCACCGCCGACCGCGTGAGCGATGCCATCCATCAACTGCTGCCGGGACAGGTCGCGGGTGTGGTCAGCAACATGGGGCTGAGCATCAGCGGCATCAACATGGCCTATGACAATGCCGGCACCATCGGCAATGAGGATGCCACGCTGCAGATCACCCTTTCGGCCAACCATGCCCCCACCGCCGAAGATGTGAAGCTGCTGCGCGAGGAACTGCCCCGCCGCTTCCCCGGCGTGGAGTTCGATTTCCTGCCCGCAGACATGGTCAGCCAGATTTTGAACTTCGGCACGCCCGCCCCCATCGATCTGCAGATCGTGGGCAGCGACACCGCCGCCAACCGCGCCTATGCCGACAGGATACTGGCCCGTATCCGCCAGATTCCCGGCATTGCCGACGCGCATATCCAGCAGGCTTTCCAGCAGCCGCAGTTGAACATCGATGTCGACCGGTCCTTTGCCGGCATGGTCGGGCTGAGCGAAAAGGATACCGCCGATGCGCTGCTGACCAATTACGCGGGCAGCACGCAGGTCGCCCCCACCTTCTGGCTCAACCCCAAGACCGGCGTGTCCTACCCGGTCTCGATCCAGACGCCCCAGCGCGCGGTCTCCTCGCTCGATGCGCTGCAAAACACCGCCATCTCGCCGGCGGGTGCCGATGGGCGCGCGCCGCAATTGCTGCGCAACATGGCGCAGATCCACCGCACCCGCAGCAATGCCGTCACCTCGCATTACAATGTGCGCCCGGTGATCGACATCTATGCCTCGCCGCAGGGGCGCGATCTGGGGGCGGTCGCCGCCGATGTGCAGAAGGTCGTCAAGGACACCGCCGCCCAACTGCCCAAGGGTGCCACCATTGCCCTGCGCGGTCAGGTCGCCACGATGAACAGCGCCTATAGCCAGCTCTATCTCGGCCTGGCCGCCGCCATCGTGCTGATCTTCCTGCTGATCGTGGTGAACTTCCAGAGCTGGCTCGACCCGCTGGTGATCGTGCTGGGCCTGCCCACCGCGCTGGCCGGCATGGTGTGGATGCTGTTCGCTTGCGGAACGCCGCTCTCGGTGCCCGCACTCACGGGGGCCATCATGTGCATGGGCGTGGCCACGGCCAATTCCATTCTGGTGATCGCCTTCGCCCGCGAGCACATGGCCACCGGAGAGGACGCCCTCACCTCCGCACGGGAGGCCGGCATCGCCCGCTTCCGCCCGGTGCTGATGACCGCCACCGCGATGATCCTGGGCATGATCCCCATGGCCATCGAGCCGGGCCAGAACATGCCCCTGGGCCGCGCTGTGATCGGCGGACTGCTGTTTGCCACCTGCGCCACGCTGATCCTGGTGCCCACGTTGTTCAGCATGGTCCACCGCAAGCCTTCACCCGAACCCACCCCCACACCAGCAACAGACGCCGGCTCCCCCCAGCCCGCGCAACACTGA
- a CDS encoding efflux RND transporter periplasmic adaptor subunit has translation MTNTLQARMPSHRVLLVTGLGGAGLAIALAISGLASRAHEAHANAQWSQVQSVPSVSLAKVENGQASRIDLPGTVQPFQKAQIYARVSGYLRSWQADIGTPVRAGQTLAVVDTPDLDQQLAQARGDLNVARANAKLAALTAQRWKALQTSGAVSQQVIDEKAGDSDAKSAAVAAALGRLRSIEALAAYKRIASPFTGIVTARKTDIGALINAGASGQELFEVADLSRLRIYVQVPQTLASKLKVGEQVDFTLPESPGQTGHATIAAISHALDPSTRTMLVQLQAPNPAGAIDAGAYCTLIFKEAGAANALRIPATALIAHDSGSQQVAVLTPGNIARLKTVTLGRDHGNAVDVVAGLAPGDRVIDSPPETLRDGDHVRLGAGAGA, from the coding sequence ATGACCAACACCCTTCAAGCCAGAATGCCCAGCCATCGCGTTCTTCTTGTCACCGGACTCGGCGGCGCCGGGCTGGCCATCGCCCTGGCCATCAGCGGTCTGGCCAGCCGCGCGCATGAGGCTCATGCCAATGCGCAATGGTCGCAGGTCCAGTCGGTGCCCTCGGTTTCGCTGGCGAAAGTGGAGAACGGACAGGCCAGCCGGATCGACCTGCCCGGCACGGTACAGCCCTTCCAGAAAGCGCAGATCTATGCGCGGGTCAGCGGCTATCTGCGGTCATGGCAGGCTGACATCGGCACACCGGTGCGCGCCGGGCAGACGCTGGCCGTGGTCGACACGCCCGATCTCGACCAGCAACTGGCGCAGGCGCGCGGCGACCTGAACGTGGCGCGCGCCAATGCGAAACTGGCCGCGCTGACCGCCCAGCGCTGGAAGGCCTTGCAGACCAGCGGCGCCGTCTCGCAGCAGGTGATCGACGAAAAGGCCGGAGACAGCGACGCCAAGAGCGCCGCCGTCGCCGCCGCGCTGGGCCGCTTGCGCAGCATCGAGGCGCTGGCCGCCTACAAGCGCATAGCCAGCCCTTTCACCGGCATCGTCACCGCGCGCAAGACCGACATTGGCGCGCTGATCAACGCGGGTGCCAGCGGGCAGGAGCTGTTCGAGGTGGCCGATCTCAGCCGTTTGCGCATCTATGTGCAGGTGCCCCAGACCCTCGCCTCGAAGCTGAAGGTGGGCGAGCAGGTCGATTTCACCCTGCCCGAAAGTCCGGGCCAGACCGGCCACGCCACCATCGCCGCCATATCCCATGCGCTTGATCCCTCCACACGCACCATGCTGGTGCAGTTGCAGGCCCCCAACCCCGCGGGAGCCATCGACGCCGGGGCCTATTGCACGCTGATCTTCAAGGAGGCAGGCGCCGCCAATGCTCTGCGCATCCCCGCCACGGCGCTGATCGCCCATGACAGCGGATCGCAGCAGGTGGCGGTGCTGACGCCCGGCAACATCGCGCGGCTGAAAACCGTCACGCTGGGCCGCGATCATGGTAATGCCGTGGATGTGGTCGCCGGTCTGGCACCGGGCGACCGCGTGATCGACAGCCCGCCCGAAACGCTGCGCGACGGCGACCATGTGCGTCTGGGCGCGGGAGCAGGCGCATGA
- a CDS encoding efflux transporter outer membrane subunit yields MLTMGASLMLAGCNLAPAYHPPVTPVPASYKPIPGWQEAAPADMTARGPWWSLFNDPVLAGLEQRLDGANPDLAAAVARHDAALAYAGQARAALLPSADLQGSASQNRQSQQRPLRGTDQPDTYGADQINGVIGYEVDLWGRLHNQLRSRQAMAQASDADRAAMQLSLEAQLATDYVTLRGLDDRIHLLDLTVASYDRSHALTQTLFNGKIAAQMDVSRAQVQLDNARIAAAQARADRAVMEDAVAVLVGETPSTFHLAPAAAPPLPDVPVGLPATLLERRPDVASAERAVASANLGIGIARAAFYPSLTLGALGGVQSQGENPFKVGDLFWALGPQVTLPIFQGGKLKAQLAQAQANLREASAHYRATVLTAFQQVEDNRAQLARLAQEAGSSQEAVTAAQQTSDAALSLYTNGATSFLDVVTAQTALLQAQQAALDIRTRRLAASVALVRALGGGWHDPFPAQGNRPASIKGKS; encoded by the coding sequence ATGCTGACCATGGGCGCCTCGCTGATGCTGGCCGGGTGCAATCTCGCGCCCGCCTATCACCCGCCCGTCACGCCGGTTCCCGCCAGCTACAAGCCGATCCCCGGTTGGCAGGAGGCCGCGCCGGCCGACATGACCGCGCGGGGACCATGGTGGAGCCTGTTCAACGACCCCGTTCTGGCCGGGCTGGAACAAAGGCTGGATGGCGCCAACCCCGATCTGGCCGCCGCCGTGGCCCGCCATGACGCGGCGCTGGCCTATGCCGGGCAGGCGCGCGCCGCGCTGCTGCCCTCGGCAGACCTTCAGGGCTCTGCGTCGCAGAACCGGCAATCGCAGCAGCGCCCGCTGCGCGGAACGGACCAGCCCGACACCTATGGCGCCGATCAGATCAACGGCGTGATCGGCTATGAAGTGGACCTCTGGGGCCGGTTGCACAACCAGTTGCGCAGCCGTCAGGCCATGGCGCAGGCCAGCGATGCCGACCGCGCGGCAATGCAGCTCAGCCTGGAGGCGCAGCTCGCCACCGATTACGTGACCCTGCGGGGGCTCGACGACCGGATTCACCTGCTCGACCTGACCGTCGCCTCCTATGACCGCAGCCATGCGCTGACCCAGACGCTGTTCAACGGCAAGATCGCGGCGCAGATGGATGTGTCGCGCGCGCAGGTGCAGCTCGACAACGCCCGTATCGCCGCGGCTCAGGCCCGCGCCGACCGGGCGGTGATGGAGGATGCCGTGGCTGTGCTGGTGGGCGAGACACCCTCCACCTTCCACCTGGCCCCCGCCGCCGCGCCGCCGCTGCCCGATGTGCCCGTCGGCCTCCCCGCGACGCTGCTGGAGCGCCGCCCCGATGTCGCATCGGCGGAGCGTGCCGTCGCCTCGGCCAATCTGGGCATCGGTATCGCCCGCGCCGCCTTCTATCCCAGCCTGACCCTGGGCGCGCTGGGCGGCGTGCAGAGTCAGGGCGAAAACCCCTTCAAGGTCGGCGACCTGTTCTGGGCTCTGGGCCCGCAAGTGACCTTGCCGATCTTTCAGGGCGGCAAGCTGAAGGCGCAGCTCGCGCAGGCACAGGCCAATCTGCGGGAAGCCTCCGCCCATTATCGCGCCACCGTCCTCACCGCGTTCCAGCAGGTGGAAGACAATCGCGCGCAATTGGCCCGACTGGCGCAGGAGGCCGGTTCCTCGCAAGAGGCCGTCACCGCCGCGCAGCAGACCAGCGATGCCGCCTTGAGCCTTTACACCAATGGCGCCACCAGCTTCCTGGATGTGGTGACCGCCCAGACCGCCCTGCTTCAGGCGCAACAGGCAGCGCTCGACATCAGAACGCGCCGCCTTGCCGCGTCGGTGGCGCTGGTGCGCGCGCTGGGTGGCGGCTGGCATGATCCCTTTCCCGCTCAGGGCAACCGACCCGCGTCCATAAAGGGCAAATCATGA
- a CDS encoding protein kinase, whose product MDRSVEQTTLAGDEPAMGRRPRDAALAAGDMLNGIYKVERFIARGGMGEVFEGVNVETDERVAIKAIRSHLASDPRIVALFRKEARVLTHIAHPAIVQYRVFARDPQLDLHYIVTDFINGEPITRYLDRERPSLSEVVVLARRLASGLEAAHDHGAIHRDMSPDNILLPDGRIDRAKIIDFGIAKSLDLSAETVVGEGFAGKLGYVAPEQFGDFGRQIGPWTDVYSTALVLLAFARGKAPAMGTTLSDAVERRRVPVDLSDLPVPIAPLIERMLVPEPTGRIRSMREVLVALDGIRIAADQPLARGKAEPRSGSLKEVHAPRVKPPEPAETTYAPALAPEAQPAGQVETPSDPKPLPSKAPSVGRGKVGHGRRLILAIMAGLAILFSGVLLYRHAPGAQAVQQSAAPVPLAAQAPMLASDRVAQWNLAVRDLPCAWITARATTEDGPTELSGGSGDLPGLPARLAGKPRNWGSVDAKAVEPLNVTQCGVIDALRPYRAKPGEQGAGVLALSTSRILLDHPGPACPGGGVAEVTAANRDPDREWALIGLEPDGRLLQIAGSRAEFARLARAHSEGFSIGADQLYHVALCHALPGSSAIFLLETKHPADLGLRTGRASLPGADFAQRLADQGRDQGIRVFAQWARIERAPEGDRAKPSMAPPTPMAASPTVSGRRPLAEAVPQHEISRAQSVLETAELNRRELARIQDMQDPNRHADLCRAYDGQWHDVGQLPRDACLSQAMKGRCKVSFALFKSRLYRRQNGQIQEQRGNRWKDFLRDEACSAGG is encoded by the coding sequence ATGGATAGATCGGTCGAGCAAACGACACTGGCCGGTGACGAGCCTGCGATGGGGCGGCGCCCGCGCGATGCCGCGCTGGCCGCGGGCGACATGCTGAACGGCATCTACAAGGTCGAGCGCTTCATCGCCCGTGGCGGGATGGGAGAGGTTTTCGAAGGCGTCAACGTCGAAACCGATGAGCGGGTGGCGATCAAGGCCATCCGCAGCCATCTGGCGAGCGATCCCAGGATCGTGGCGCTGTTCCGCAAGGAGGCGCGGGTGCTGACGCATATCGCGCATCCGGCCATCGTGCAGTATCGGGTCTTTGCCCGCGATCCGCAGCTCGATCTGCATTACATCGTCACCGATTTCATCAATGGGGAGCCGATCACGCGCTATCTCGACCGGGAGCGCCCGAGTTTGAGCGAAGTGGTGGTGCTGGCCCGGCGGCTCGCCTCCGGTCTGGAGGCGGCGCATGACCATGGCGCGATCCATCGCGATATGTCGCCCGACAACATCTTGTTGCCCGATGGCAGGATCGATCGCGCGAAGATCATCGATTTCGGCATCGCCAAAAGCCTCGACCTCAGTGCTGAAACCGTGGTGGGGGAGGGGTTCGCGGGCAAGCTGGGCTATGTTGCGCCGGAACAGTTCGGCGATTTCGGGCGCCAGATCGGCCCTTGGACCGACGTCTATTCCACCGCTCTGGTGCTGTTGGCCTTTGCGCGAGGCAAGGCTCCGGCGATGGGGACGACCCTGTCGGATGCGGTCGAGAGGCGCCGCGTTCCGGTCGACCTGTCCGACCTGCCGGTGCCGATCGCGCCCCTGATCGAGCGGATGCTGGTGCCCGAGCCCACGGGCCGGATCCGCTCGATGCGCGAGGTTCTGGTCGCGCTCGATGGCATTCGCATCGCCGCCGACCAGCCGCTGGCGCGTGGCAAGGCAGAGCCGCGTTCAGGATCGCTCAAAGAGGTTCATGCGCCCCGTGTAAAGCCGCCCGAGCCCGCCGAGACCACCTACGCGCCCGCTCTCGCGCCAGAGGCCCAGCCTGCCGGGCAGGTCGAAACGCCATCGGACCCCAAGCCCTTGCCGAGCAAGGCCCCCTCCGTCGGACGCGGAAAGGTCGGGCATGGGCGACGCCTGATCCTCGCGATCATGGCCGGCCTCGCCATCCTGTTCTCTGGTGTGCTGCTGTACCGGCATGCGCCGGGGGCTCAGGCTGTTCAACAGAGCGCCGCTCCAGTCCCCCTTGCGGCGCAAGCACCGATGCTGGCGTCTGACCGCGTGGCCCAGTGGAATTTGGCGGTGCGTGATCTGCCCTGTGCGTGGATCACCGCGCGGGCCACCACCGAGGATGGCCCCACCGAGCTTTCTGGCGGTTCGGGCGATCTTCCGGGTTTACCCGCGCGGCTTGCGGGCAAGCCGCGCAACTGGGGCAGCGTCGATGCGAAGGCGGTCGAGCCGCTGAATGTGACCCAATGCGGGGTGATCGATGCGCTGCGACCCTATCGGGCCAAACCGGGCGAGCAGGGGGCGGGCGTGCTTGCGCTTTCGACCTCGCGGATTCTTCTCGACCATCCGGGGCCGGCCTGTCCCGGAGGAGGCGTTGCTGAAGTGACGGCTGCCAACCGCGATCCCGACAGGGAATGGGCGCTGATCGGGCTTGAGCCGGATGGGCGCCTGCTGCAGATCGCCGGGTCCAGGGCGGAGTTCGCCCGGCTCGCCCGAGCGCACAGCGAAGGCTTCAGCATCGGGGCCGACCAGCTCTACCATGTTGCGCTGTGCCATGCGCTGCCCGGTTCTTCGGCGATTTTCCTTCTCGAAACGAAGCATCCTGCCGATCTTGGCCTGCGGACCGGCCGCGCCTCGTTGCCGGGCGCGGATTTCGCGCAGCGTCTGGCCGATCAGGGCCGAGATCAGGGCATTCGCGTCTTTGCGCAATGGGCGAGGATCGAGCGGGCACCGGAAGGCGATCGCGCAAAACCATCCATGGCGCCCCCGACGCCAATGGCTGCATCGCCAACGGTTTCCGGGCGGCGTCCGTTGGCTGAAGCCGTCCCGCAGCATGAGATCAGCCGCGCGCAATCCGTGCTCGAAACGGCCGAGCTGAACCGCCGCGAACTGGCACGCATACAGGATATGCAGGACCCGAACCGCCATGCGGATCTCTGCCGCGCCTATGACGGGCAGTGGCATGATGTTGGCCAGTTGCCGCGCGATGCCTGCCTTTCTCAGGCCATGAAGGGGCGCTGCAAGGTGAGCTTCGCCCTGTTCAAGAGCCGCCTCTACCGGCGCCAGAATGGGCAAATCCAGGAACAGCGCGGCAATCGCTGGAAGGACTTCTTGCGCGATGAAGCGTGCAGCGCGGGCGGGTGA
- the tssG gene encoding type VI secretion system baseplate subunit TssG — translation MATAPGPAPDHLSYLRRAAARIGSIAPLALLRGVEARARQAPPIGTAKLPADDVVTLVHSPSLAFPAATLAAISVEGDRAVVEGHWLGLTGAMGPLPLHLTDYAASEGRGSAHRPYGRFLDVLAGRMLQLFYRAWASAVPAASIDRRGSDHFATRIAALTGAQDGAANHMAFPVEARLRHAGFFASPRSPSGLADALSGVIRLPVSIVEHVERWRDIDPAERTVLGGGFSRLGGDAVAGCRICTVEDAFKVVVQVATARDLRDLLPGGSRYRILVEAIDSFAPPHLDWEIELATAGEAIRPSRLGASAQLGWSSWSAAAPVGSVRSDARLGAHARGLGTLLIQQDEA, via the coding sequence ATGGCCACCGCGCCTGGGCCAGCGCCCGACCATTTGAGCTATCTGCGCCGGGCGGCGGCCCGGATCGGCAGCATCGCGCCCCTCGCTTTGCTGCGCGGCGTGGAGGCGCGTGCGCGTCAGGCGCCGCCGATCGGCACCGCGAAGCTGCCTGCCGATGATGTGGTGACGCTGGTTCACAGTCCCTCGCTCGCCTTTCCGGCCGCGACGCTGGCGGCCATCAGCGTGGAGGGCGACCGGGCGGTGGTCGAGGGCCATTGGCTGGGGCTGACCGGAGCGATGGGGCCGCTTCCGCTGCATCTCACCGATTATGCCGCCAGCGAAGGGCGTGGCAGCGCGCACAGGCCTTATGGGCGCTTTCTCGATGTGCTGGCGGGGCGGATGCTCCAGCTTTTCTACCGGGCATGGGCGTCTGCCGTCCCGGCCGCGAGCATCGATCGGCGCGGGAGCGATCATTTTGCCACCAGGATTGCCGCTTTGACCGGGGCGCAGGATGGCGCGGCTAACCACATGGCCTTTCCCGTGGAGGCGCGCTTGCGCCATGCGGGGTTTTTCGCCTCGCCGCGCAGCCCGAGCGGTCTTGCCGATGCGCTGAGCGGCGTGATCCGGCTGCCCGTCAGCATCGTCGAGCATGTCGAGCGCTGGCGCGACATCGATCCTGCCGAAAGGACGGTTCTGGGCGGCGGCTTCTCCCGGCTCGGGGGCGATGCGGTGGCCGGGTGCCGCATCTGCACCGTGGAGGATGCCTTCAAGGTTGTGGTGCAGGTGGCCACCGCGCGGGACTTGCGCGATCTGCTGCCCGGAGGAAGCCGTTACCGCATCCTAGTCGAGGCGATCGACAGTTTCGCCCCGCCTCACCTCGACTGGGAGATCGAACTGGCAACCGCGGGCGAGGCCATCCGCCCCTCGCGGCTGGGCGCCTCCGCGCAGCTTGGCTGGTCGAGCTGGAGTGCTGCCGCCCCGGTCGGCAGTGTCCGGTCCGATGCCCGCCTTGGCGCCCATGCCCGTGGGCTGGGCACCCTTTTGATTCAGCAGGATGAAGCGTGA
- the tssF gene encoding type VI secretion system baseplate subunit TssF: MDPRLLQAYNDELVHLRETAKRFGEDYPSVAGRLGLGAAAQVDPHVERLLEGVAFLGARVQLKLQDQFPEFTQHLLSAIQPHYLAPTPSICIVGFEPHEGDAALTQGIEIERGTRLQAVAADRDATPVTFQTGHAVTLWPLRVEAVEYLPSRSAVAPYLASLQPDAAVEAGLRIRLRTTGGARLGALSFTALPLYLDGEGAVAGELYRQLVADAVAVVATDASGTGSMPLPLPLPLPVPHGFSEDCALLPAERRSNRGYRILSEYFACPQRFQFVRLEGLDKACKALAEAEACDIVILFRRKAETLEGAVSAVNLRAFATPAINLYEKQLDRVQITAFDHERLVVADRARPLDFEIYRLLDVHAHGRQGSEPREVAPIYDYSGQLYDWNEALFYVTRLRHRRLSTREQRMRRRSDYTGSETWISLTAPGRPDRLDDISELSLRALVTNRELAGRIRMTGTPLAAEGIAARSISLLRAPTPPRSPLGLGDAAWRVIGHLTPNYTGFARDPAGSPDVLRAHLSLYGRVEDPTLQREVDGVREIHASPVSRRLPDRGRPSFVRGQHLRIVLDEGNYETGRSVLFGAVLERFLAEFAAINSFVEVSFDNLQQGSIVRWPPRLGQRPTI, encoded by the coding sequence ATGGATCCGCGACTTCTCCAGGCGTATAACGACGAACTCGTGCATCTGCGCGAGACGGCAAAGCGTTTCGGCGAGGATTATCCCTCGGTCGCCGGGCGGCTGGGGCTGGGCGCGGCGGCGCAGGTCGATCCGCATGTCGAGCGGCTGCTGGAGGGCGTGGCCTTTCTGGGTGCGCGGGTTCAGCTCAAGCTGCAGGACCAGTTTCCGGAATTCACCCAGCATCTGCTCAGTGCCATTCAGCCGCATTATCTGGCGCCGACGCCCTCGATCTGCATCGTCGGTTTCGAGCCCCATGAGGGCGACGCCGCGCTTACCCAAGGCATCGAGATCGAACGCGGCACGCGACTGCAGGCCGTCGCCGCCGATCGTGATGCCACGCCGGTCACCTTCCAGACCGGCCATGCGGTAACACTCTGGCCCTTGCGGGTCGAGGCGGTGGAGTATCTTCCCTCGCGCAGCGCGGTGGCGCCTTATCTGGCATCACTGCAGCCCGACGCCGCTGTCGAGGCGGGCCTGCGCATTCGCCTGCGCACCACCGGGGGCGCCAGATTGGGCGCGCTCTCGTTCACTGCCTTGCCGCTCTATCTCGATGGCGAGGGGGCAGTGGCTGGAGAACTCTATCGCCAGCTTGTTGCCGATGCGGTGGCGGTTGTGGCCACAGACGCATCGGGCACCGGCAGCATGCCTCTGCCTCTGCCTCTGCCCCTGCCGGTGCCGCATGGCTTCAGCGAAGATTGCGCGCTGCTGCCCGCCGAGCGGCGCTCGAACCGTGGCTATCGCATCCTCAGCGAATATTTTGCCTGCCCCCAGCGCTTCCAGTTCGTCCGGCTGGAGGGGCTCGACAAAGCCTGCAAGGCGCTGGCCGAGGCGGAGGCCTGCGACATCGTGATCCTGTTCCGGCGCAAGGCGGAGACACTGGAAGGCGCGGTTTCAGCGGTCAATCTGCGCGCTTTCGCCACGCCCGCGATCAACCTTTACGAGAAGCAGCTCGATCGCGTGCAGATCACGGCCTTTGACCATGAACGGCTGGTCGTGGCCGATCGCGCGCGTCCGCTCGATTTCGAGATCTACCGCCTCCTCGATGTCCACGCCCATGGCCGGCAGGGCAGCGAGCCGCGCGAGGTGGCCCCGATCTACGACTATTCCGGCCAGCTCTATGACTGGAACGAGGCGCTCTTCTATGTGACCCGCCTGCGCCACCGCCGCCTCTCGACACGTGAGCAGCGGATGCGCCGCCGCAGCGATTACACCGGCAGCGAAACATGGATCAGCCTCACGGCGCCGGGGCGGCCAGACCGGCTGGATGATATCAGCGAACTGTCGCTTCGCGCGCTGGTCACCAACCGCGAGCTGGCAGGCAGGATCCGCATGACCGGTACGCCTCTGGCAGCCGAGGGGATTGCGGCGCGCAGCATATCCTTGCTGCGCGCGCCCACGCCGCCCCGCTCGCCGCTGGGGCTGGGCGATGCGGCCTGGCGGGTGATCGGCCATCTGACGCCCAATTACACCGGTTTCGCCCGCGACCCTGCGGGCAGCCCGGATGTTCTGCGCGCCCATCTTTCGCTCTATGGCAGGGTCGAGGACCCGACCCTGCAGCGCGAGGTCGATGGGGTTCGCGAGATCCATGCTTCGCCGGTCTCGCGCCGCCTGCCGGATCGCGGACGGCCATCCTTTGTGCGCGGCCAGCATCTGCGGATCGTGCTGGATGAAGGCAATTACGAGACCGGGCGCAGCGTGCTGTTCGGCGCGGTGCTCGAACGCTTTCTGGCCGAGTTCGCGGCCATCAACAGCTTCGTCGAGGTCAGTTTCGACAATCTCCAGCAGGGATCGATCGTCCGATGGCCACCGCGCCTGGGCCAGCGCCCGACCATTTGA